A stretch of Plutella xylostella chromosome 10, ilPluXylo3.1, whole genome shotgun sequence DNA encodes these proteins:
- the LOC105393657 gene encoding mediator of RNA polymerase II transcription subunit 13 isoform X1, translated as MTHQNHQTNGASLEDCHTNFFALTELYGIKWRKLVWGETPSGGGSGGGDGDGAAPLGDPVISSYARCLAGDILCVWRRVPAPQPQDNIYDIPAPAPPPPLSLRAAKELWIFWYGEEPDLNGLVAPELIASQGEQGSWESGLSYECRSLLFKALHNLIERCLLSRDFVRLGKWFVQPYDGDEDDVGKSPWHLSFSFAFFLHGESTVCASVDVRQHPAVRTLCARRLQRAQKHHQAKVILAPFGLEGVVTGREFSDSDPASARLLDAWRQMYPLEQGAGAVEVICGGVSMRYPAPYVLVTELEAEPDPAPAPARAPPAAALAARALRALAQPQHQTAEICNGDVSSDKCEDFVDPTRKTSCTCAKWRRRRPQRLPPFHRRQRARPPPAHHTLPTGGATACSPGSCGGGSPAAPASAPPSPQPQTTLVQHQLHSSAQLPTTLHTPAPTPDPLAPPTPAPPSAPPAKLFSQGDSPPSGAAASLPREPASSELLKRPVLPPAEPAPDPLEDEHSLHMLYDYTTVHAWLEHPVKRFKTEEPCFKEEMALGAGSTADLYEGHDHTKMAATRLNHDIKQEKEQEDVKEYKNLFTINGLCPTLKDLDQIFDNSDDASGDESVRLLQVQTPPDSNKSTDDSRCVAGGRSVRAEELSKMFPTPPSMEPHAQPSPGFTLTDDCSHTPPPDPIEDWSYVFKPPTVCKYVGSSKYAPLTSLPSQCAGAVTLPSHAVYRPRWQRSEREPPPAAATTAGSKRPASPPAPAPRSVAPLSAPGSARPSPRPASPAPAAPAPACPLLLNVLLADTVLNIFRDHNFDSCTLCVCNAGPKVVGNIRGADAATYLFGSMTPGESPPASPAAPHDDDPGRCTCGFSAIVNRRLSHRAGLFYEDEMEITGLAEEPASWSRSRLADVAPQVLAACCGVSSCAAALPRAARAARAAPRCSRPLNHREYLDGGAAASLALRAASAGARAGAGAGAVHRWPFISARGPRSSRDVVRLMRRLRPLLQDAIQKRCCGARMWDGVTGPLTWRQFHRLAGRGNEDLCEPQPVPPLLVGHDRDWISLSPYAIRHWERLSLEPYAFARDVAYVVLAPDGDALTEPLRTFFRELSTSYESCRLGRHQPVTRVARDGIVRAAPGPGPDDAAADVPPGRLNDYLRAYREALRATLVPQLADLALDRSLFQHDVNRTTIATMERPSPSPMRPPSTPDHPATPGEPEPEPAAGGAGAGAAGGAAGEEEEGGAPALVVYVVEPPGAHRHRAAALHALLRLAASLADRLHHHNPLVKIISLEGVCETWGVGGGARSELRSLSFSVFTGARRLLTHTNNGKSLTGFGTAANANLFLSNKDEKNRLPYKLFSPLWVLAPPRATKDMADSWGQAGDAGAVLFLSYCLSHDQRWLLAAATDARGELRDTTAIDVHVPHRSRRRRAAPARRLGLTKLMDFTLGVMSQSAQPWRLVVGRVGRIGHGELKGWSWLLSRKNLVRASNVLREICGSCSVLYPGGVPCILSACLVSTEPDSCLRLMADRFTPDERFSQASIQSHLHTPRDVTATHILVFPTSATTQSNQMPFEQPLANGDEDLGFLGVDVMGEEMGEDNMNMSELFINNMFDMFGVAATSPRNSPRREDEAASEGSPQRQPQHGNARYEPDEQAAEAVGTVLQQPLALGYLVSTAPLGAMPPWWWAGCAHLQDSCPAFLKNALHLHAGTLQSADDFTSLTQRQHHTHPLDSQLTTDVLRYVLEGYNALSWLALDDSTHDRLSCLPIHVQVLMQLYHTTAALG; from the exons ACCGAGCTTTACGGCATAAAATGGCGTAAGCTCGTGTGGGGCGAGACGccgagcggcggcggcagcggcggcggcgacggcgacgGCGCGGCGCCGCTGGGCGACCCGGTGATCAGCAGCTACGCGCGCTGCCTGGCCGGCGACATCCTGTGCGTGTGGCGGCGCGTGCCGGCGCCACAGCCGCAGGACAACATCTACGACATCccggcgcccgcgccgccgccgccgctgtcgCTCCGTGCTGCGAAGGAGCTCTGGATCTTCTGGTACGGCGAGGAGCCCGACCTCAACGGCCTCGTCGCGCCGGAGCTCATCGCCAGCC AAGGAGAGCAGGGATCTTGGGAGAGTGGCCTGTCCTACGAGTGCCGTTCGCTGCTCTTCAAGGCTCTACATAATCTTATTGAAAG ATGCCTGTTGTCCCGCGACTTCGTGCGTCTCGGCAAGTGGTTCGTGCAGCCCTACGATGGCGACGAGGACGATGTCGGCAAAAG CCCGTGGCACCTGTCCTTCTCGTTCGCGTTCTTCCTGCACGGCGAGAGCACGGTGTGCGCGTCGGTGGACGTGCGCCAGCACCCCGCCGTGCGCACCCTGTGCGCGCGCCGCCTGCAGCGCGCGCAGAAGCACCACCAGGCTAAAG TGATCCTGGCGCCGTTCGGCCTCGAGGGCGTGGTGACGGGGCGCGAGTTCAGCGACAGCGACCCGGCCAGCGCGCGCCTGCTGGACGCCTGGCGACAGATGTACCCGCTGGAGCAGGGCGCTGGGGCTGTCGAG GTGATCTGCGGCGGCGTGTCTATGCGCTACCCGGCGCCGTACGTGCTGGTGACGGAGCTGGAGGCCGAGCCGgaccccgcgcccgcccccgcccgcgcgccccccgccgccgccctcgccgcgcgcgcgctgcgGGCCCTCGCGCAGCCGCAGCACCAG ACGGCAGAGATATGCAACGGTGACGTGTCGTCGGACAAGTGTGAAGACTTCGTGGACCCCACGCGCAAGACATCCTGTACCTGTGCCAA gtggcgccgccgccgcccgcagcGCCTGCCGCCCTTCCACCGCCGCcagcgcgcccgcccgccgcccgcccaccACAC GTTGCCGACGGGTGGCGCGACGGCGTGCTCGCCCGGCAGCTGCGGCGGGGGCTCGCCGGCCGCGCCCGCCTccgcgccgccgtcgccgcagCCGCAGACCACGCTCGTGCAGCATCAG CTACACAGCAGCGCGCAGCTGCCGACCACGCTGCACACGCCGGCGCCCACGCCGGACCCGCTGGCGCCGCCCacgcccgcgccgccctccGCGCCGCCCGCCAAGCTGTTTAGCCAA GGCGACTCCCCCCccagcggcgcggcggcgtcgCTCCCGCGCGAGCCGGCGAGCAGCGAGCTGCTGAAGCGGCCCGTGCTGCCGCCGGCCGAGCCCGCGCCCGACCCGCTCGAGGACGAGCACTCGCTGCACATGCTGTACGACTACACCACCGTGCACGCCTG GCTGGAGCATCCCGTCAAGCGGTTCAAGACGGAGGAGCCATGTTTCAAAGAAGAGATGGCGCTGGGTGCGGGGTCAACGGCCGACCTGTATGAAGGCCATGACCACACCAAGATGGCCGCCACAAGACTCAACCACGACATCAAGCAGGAGAAAGAACAG GAGGACGTTAAAGAGTACAAGAATCTGTTTACCATCAACGGCCTGTGCCCCACGCTAAAGGACCTCGACCAGATATTTGACAACTCGGACGACGCCAGCGGCGATGAGTCGGTAAGACTT CTGCAAGTCCAAACGCCGCCGGACTCCAACAAGTCCACAGACGACAGTCGCTGCGTGGCCGGCGGGCGCTCAGTACGTGCCGAGGAGCTGAGCAAGATGTTCCCGACGCCGCCGAGCATGGAGCCCCACGCGCAGCCCAGCCCCGGGTTCACGCTGACGGACGACTGCTCGCACACGCCGCCGCCTGATCCTATTGAG GACTGGTCGTACGTGTTCAAGCCGCCCACCGTGTGCAAGTACGTGGGCTCGTCCAAGTACGCGCCGCTGACGTCGCTGCCGTCGCAGTGCGCGGGCGCCGTGACGCTGCCGTCGCACGCCGTGTACCGCCCGCGCTGGCAGCGCAGCGAGCGcgagccgccgcccgccgccgccaccaccg CAGGCTCCAAGCGTCCAGCAtcaccccccgcgcccgcgccgcgctccGTGGCCCCCCTCTCCGCTCCCGGCTCGGCGCGCCcctccccgcgccccgcgtcgcccgcccccgccgcgcccgcgcccgcctgcCCACTGCTACTCAATGTGTTGTTGGCAGACACGGTGCTCAACATCTTCAGGGACCACAACTTCGACAGTTGCACGCTGTGTGTGTGCAATGCTGGGCCTAAG GTGGTAGGTAATATCCGTGGCGCGGACGCGGCGACGTACCTGTTCGGGTCGATGACCCCGGGCGAGTCGCCCCCCGCGTCCCCCGCCGCCCCGCACGACGACGACCCCGGCCGATGTACCTGCGGCTTCAGTGCGATAGTCAACAGGAGACTGTCGCATCGCGCCGGACTGTTCTATGAGGACGAGATGGAGATCACTGGCTTGG CGGAGGAGCCGGCGTCGTGGTCGCGCTCGCGGCTCGCGGACGTGGCGCCGCAGGTGCTGGCGGCGTGCTGCGGCGTGAGCTCGTGCGCCGCCGCGCTGCCCCGCGCTGCTCGGgcagcccgcgccgcgccgcgctgcTCCCGCCCTCTCAACCACCGAGA ATACCTagacggcggcgcggcggcgagcCTGGCGCTGCGTGCCGCCAgcgcgggggcgcgcgcgggggcgggggcgggggccgtGCACCGCTGGCCGTTCATCTCCGCGCGCGGCCCGAGGTCGTCCCGGGATGTCGTCAG ATTGATGCGTCGCCTACGGCCGCTGCTGCAGGACGCGATCCAGAAGCGGTGCTGCGGCGCGCGCATGTGGGACGGCGTGACGGGCCCGCTGACGTGGCGGCAGTTCCACCGGCTGGCGGGCCGCGGCAACGAGGACCTGTGCGAGCCGCAGCCCGTGCCGCCGCTGCTCGTGGGCCACGACCGCGACTGGATCTCCCTCTCCCCGTACGCCATCCGCCACTGGGAGCGCCTCTCCCTCGAGCCCTACGCCTTCGCGCGCGACGTGGCCTACGTGGTGCTCGCGCCCGACGGCGACGCGCTCACCGAGCCGCTGCGCACGTTCTTCCGCGAGCTGTCCACGTCGTACGAGTCGTGCCGGCTCGGGCGCCACCAGCCCGTGACGCGCGTGGCCCGGGACGGCATCGTGCGCGCCGCGCCCGGCCCCGGCCCGGacgacgccgccgccgacgtGCCGCCCGGCCGCCTCAACGACTACCTGCGCGCCTACCGCGAGGCGCTGCGGGCCACGCTCGTGCCGCAGCTCGCGGACCTGGCGCTGGACCGCTCGCTGTTCCAGCACGACGTGAACCGCACCACCATCGCCACCATGGAGCGGCCGTCGCCGTCGCCCATGAGGCCGCCGTCCACGCCGGACCACCCGGCCACGCCCGGCGAGCCGGAGCCCGAGccggcggcggggggcgcgggggcgggcgcggcggggggcgcggcgggcgagGAGGAGGAGGGCGGCGCGCCCGCGCTGGTGGTGTACGTGGTGGAGCCGCCGGGCGCGCACcgccaccgcgccgccgcgctgcaCGCGCTGCTGCGCCTCGCCGCCTCCCTCGCCGACCGCCTACACCACCACAACCCGCTCGTCAAG ATAATCTCGCTCGAAGGCGTGTGCGAGACGTGGGGcgtgggcggcggcgcgcgctcggAGCTTCGCTCGCTCTCGTTCTCCGTATTCACTGGGGCAAGGAGACTGCTCACGCACACCAACAACGGCAAGTCGCTCACCGGCTTCGGGACTGCGGCTAATGCCAACCTGTTTCTGAGTAATAAGGAT GAAAAGAACCGTCTCCCGTACAAGCTCTTCTCCCCGCTGTGGGTGTTAGCGCCACCCAGAGCCACTAAGGACATGGCGGACAGCTGGGGGCAGGCGGGCGACGCGGGCGCGGTGTTGTTCCTGTCGTACTGCCTGTCTCACGACCAGCGCTGGCTGTTGGCGGCTGCTACTGATGCGAGGGGCGAGCTGAGGGATACCACGGCTATTGATGTGCACGTCCCACACAG ATCGCGACGGAGacgcgcggcgccggcgcggcggctcGGGCTCACGAAGCTGATGGACTTCACGCTGGGCGTGATGAGCCAGTCCGCGCAGCCGTGGCGCCTCGTCGTCGGCAGGGTCGGCCGGATCGGACATGGGGAACTAAAAG GCTGGAGCTGGCTCCTGTCTCGCAAGAACCTGGTCCGCGCGTCCAACGTGCTCCGCGAGATATGCGGCTCGTGCTCCGTGCTGTACCCGGGCGGGGTGCCGTGCATCCTGTCCGCGTGCCTCGTGTCCACCGAGCCCGACTCGTGCCTGCGCCTCATGGCCGACAG ATTCACCCCGGACGAGCGGTTCTCGCAGGCGTCGATACAGTCGCACCTGCACACGCCGCGCGACGTCACCGCCACGCACATACTCGTGTTCCCCACCTCCGCTACTACTCAG TCGAACCAGATGCCGTTCGAGCAGCCGCTAGCGAACGGCGACGAGGACCTCGGCTTCCTCGGCGTGGACGTGATGGGCGAGGAGATGGGCGAGGACAACATGAACATGTCGGAGCTGTTCATCAACAACATGTTCGACATGTTCGGCGTGGCCGCCACCTCGCCAAGGAACAGTCCGAGGAGAGAAGATGAAGCGGCGAGTGAGGGCAGCCCGCAGCGGCAGCCGCAGCACGGGAACGCCAGATATGAGCCGGATGAGCAGGCTGCG GAAGCGGTCGGCACCGTCCTCCAGCAACCTCTAGCCCTGGGCTACCTAGTCTCCACAGCTCCACTGGGCGCCATGCCGCCCTGGTGGTGGGCGGGCTGCGCGCACCTGCAGGACTCGTGTCCGGCGTTCCTCAAGAACGCACTGCATCTGCACGCCGGCACGCTGCAGTCCGCCGACGACTTCACCTCGCTCACGCAGCGCCAGCACCACACGCATCCGCTGGATAGCCAGCTCACTACCGATGTGCTTAG
- the LOC105393657 gene encoding mediator of RNA polymerase II transcription subunit 13 isoform X6: MYPLEQGAGAVEVICGGVSMRYPAPYVLVTELEAEPDPAPAPARAPPAAALAARALRALAQPQHQTAEICNGDVSSDKCEDFVDPTRKTSCTCAKWRRRRPQRLPPFHRRQRARPPPAHHTLPTGGATACSPGSCGGGSPAAPASAPPSPQPQTTLVQHQLHSSAQLPTTLHTPAPTPDPLAPPTPAPPSAPPAKLFSQGDSPPSGAAASLPREPASSELLKRPVLPPAEPAPDPLEDEHSLHMLYDYTTVHAWLEHPVKRFKTEEPCFKEEMALGAGSTADLYEGHDHTKMAATRLNHDIKQEKEQEDVKEYKNLFTINGLCPTLKDLDQIFDNSDDASGDESVRLLQVQTPPDSNKSTDDSRCVAGGRSVRAEELSKMFPTPPSMEPHAQPSPGFTLTDDCSHTPPPDPIEDWSYVFKPPTVCKYVGSSKYAPLTSLPSQCAGAVTLPSHAVYRPRWQRSEREPPPAAATTAGSKRPASPPAPAPRSVAPLSAPGSARPSPRPASPAPAAPAPACPLLLNVLLADTVLNIFRDHNFDSCTLCVCNAGPKVVGNIRGADAATYLFGSMTPGESPPASPAAPHDDDPGRCTCGFSAIVNRRLSHRAGLFYEDEMEITGLAEEPASWSRSRLADVAPQVLAACCGVSSCAAALPRAARAARAAPRCSRPLNHREYLDGGAAASLALRAASAGARAGAGAGAVHRWPFISARGPRSSRDVVRLMRRLRPLLQDAIQKRCCGARMWDGVTGPLTWRQFHRLAGRGNEDLCEPQPVPPLLVGHDRDWISLSPYAIRHWERLSLEPYAFARDVAYVVLAPDGDALTEPLRTFFRELSTSYESCRLGRHQPVTRVARDGIVRAAPGPGPDDAAADVPPGRLNDYLRAYREALRATLVPQLADLALDRSLFQHDVNRTTIATMERPSPSPMRPPSTPDHPATPGEPEPEPAAGGAGAGAAGGAAGEEEEGGAPALVVYVVEPPGAHRHRAAALHALLRLAASLADRLHHHNPLVKIISLEGVCETWGVGGGARSELRSLSFSVFTGARRLLTHTNNGKSLTGFGTAANANLFLSNKDEKNRLPYKLFSPLWVLAPPRATKDMADSWGQAGDAGAVLFLSYCLSHDQRWLLAAATDARGELRDTTAIDVHVPHRSRRRRAAPARRLGLTKLMDFTLGVMSQSAQPWRLVVGRVGRIGHGELKGWSWLLSRKNLVRASNVLREICGSCSVLYPGGVPCILSACLVSTEPDSCLRLMADRFTPDERFSQASIQSHLHTPRDVTATHILVFPTSATTQSNQMPFEQPLANGDEDLGFLGVDVMGEEMGEDNMNMSELFINNMFDMFGVAATSPRNSPRREDEAASEGSPQRQPQHGNARYEPDEQAAEAVGTVLQQPLALGYLVSTAPLGAMPPWWWAGCAHLQDSCPAFLKNALHLHAGTLQSADDFTSLTQRQHHTHPLDSQLTTDVLRYVLEGYNALSWLALDDSTHDRLSCLPIHVQVLMQLYHTTAALG; the protein is encoded by the exons ATGTACCCGCTGGAGCAGGGCGCTGGGGCTGTCGAG GTGATCTGCGGCGGCGTGTCTATGCGCTACCCGGCGCCGTACGTGCTGGTGACGGAGCTGGAGGCCGAGCCGgaccccgcgcccgcccccgcccgcgcgccccccgccgccgccctcgccgcgcgcgcgctgcgGGCCCTCGCGCAGCCGCAGCACCAG ACGGCAGAGATATGCAACGGTGACGTGTCGTCGGACAAGTGTGAAGACTTCGTGGACCCCACGCGCAAGACATCCTGTACCTGTGCCAA gtggcgccgccgccgcccgcagcGCCTGCCGCCCTTCCACCGCCGCcagcgcgcccgcccgccgcccgcccaccACAC GTTGCCGACGGGTGGCGCGACGGCGTGCTCGCCCGGCAGCTGCGGCGGGGGCTCGCCGGCCGCGCCCGCCTccgcgccgccgtcgccgcagCCGCAGACCACGCTCGTGCAGCATCAG CTACACAGCAGCGCGCAGCTGCCGACCACGCTGCACACGCCGGCGCCCACGCCGGACCCGCTGGCGCCGCCCacgcccgcgccgccctccGCGCCGCCCGCCAAGCTGTTTAGCCAA GGCGACTCCCCCCccagcggcgcggcggcgtcgCTCCCGCGCGAGCCGGCGAGCAGCGAGCTGCTGAAGCGGCCCGTGCTGCCGCCGGCCGAGCCCGCGCCCGACCCGCTCGAGGACGAGCACTCGCTGCACATGCTGTACGACTACACCACCGTGCACGCCTG GCTGGAGCATCCCGTCAAGCGGTTCAAGACGGAGGAGCCATGTTTCAAAGAAGAGATGGCGCTGGGTGCGGGGTCAACGGCCGACCTGTATGAAGGCCATGACCACACCAAGATGGCCGCCACAAGACTCAACCACGACATCAAGCAGGAGAAAGAACAG GAGGACGTTAAAGAGTACAAGAATCTGTTTACCATCAACGGCCTGTGCCCCACGCTAAAGGACCTCGACCAGATATTTGACAACTCGGACGACGCCAGCGGCGATGAGTCGGTAAGACTT CTGCAAGTCCAAACGCCGCCGGACTCCAACAAGTCCACAGACGACAGTCGCTGCGTGGCCGGCGGGCGCTCAGTACGTGCCGAGGAGCTGAGCAAGATGTTCCCGACGCCGCCGAGCATGGAGCCCCACGCGCAGCCCAGCCCCGGGTTCACGCTGACGGACGACTGCTCGCACACGCCGCCGCCTGATCCTATTGAG GACTGGTCGTACGTGTTCAAGCCGCCCACCGTGTGCAAGTACGTGGGCTCGTCCAAGTACGCGCCGCTGACGTCGCTGCCGTCGCAGTGCGCGGGCGCCGTGACGCTGCCGTCGCACGCCGTGTACCGCCCGCGCTGGCAGCGCAGCGAGCGcgagccgccgcccgccgccgccaccaccg CAGGCTCCAAGCGTCCAGCAtcaccccccgcgcccgcgccgcgctccGTGGCCCCCCTCTCCGCTCCCGGCTCGGCGCGCCcctccccgcgccccgcgtcgcccgcccccgccgcgcccgcgcccgcctgcCCACTGCTACTCAATGTGTTGTTGGCAGACACGGTGCTCAACATCTTCAGGGACCACAACTTCGACAGTTGCACGCTGTGTGTGTGCAATGCTGGGCCTAAG GTGGTAGGTAATATCCGTGGCGCGGACGCGGCGACGTACCTGTTCGGGTCGATGACCCCGGGCGAGTCGCCCCCCGCGTCCCCCGCCGCCCCGCACGACGACGACCCCGGCCGATGTACCTGCGGCTTCAGTGCGATAGTCAACAGGAGACTGTCGCATCGCGCCGGACTGTTCTATGAGGACGAGATGGAGATCACTGGCTTGG CGGAGGAGCCGGCGTCGTGGTCGCGCTCGCGGCTCGCGGACGTGGCGCCGCAGGTGCTGGCGGCGTGCTGCGGCGTGAGCTCGTGCGCCGCCGCGCTGCCCCGCGCTGCTCGGgcagcccgcgccgcgccgcgctgcTCCCGCCCTCTCAACCACCGAGA ATACCTagacggcggcgcggcggcgagcCTGGCGCTGCGTGCCGCCAgcgcgggggcgcgcgcgggggcgggggcgggggccgtGCACCGCTGGCCGTTCATCTCCGCGCGCGGCCCGAGGTCGTCCCGGGATGTCGTCAG ATTGATGCGTCGCCTACGGCCGCTGCTGCAGGACGCGATCCAGAAGCGGTGCTGCGGCGCGCGCATGTGGGACGGCGTGACGGGCCCGCTGACGTGGCGGCAGTTCCACCGGCTGGCGGGCCGCGGCAACGAGGACCTGTGCGAGCCGCAGCCCGTGCCGCCGCTGCTCGTGGGCCACGACCGCGACTGGATCTCCCTCTCCCCGTACGCCATCCGCCACTGGGAGCGCCTCTCCCTCGAGCCCTACGCCTTCGCGCGCGACGTGGCCTACGTGGTGCTCGCGCCCGACGGCGACGCGCTCACCGAGCCGCTGCGCACGTTCTTCCGCGAGCTGTCCACGTCGTACGAGTCGTGCCGGCTCGGGCGCCACCAGCCCGTGACGCGCGTGGCCCGGGACGGCATCGTGCGCGCCGCGCCCGGCCCCGGCCCGGacgacgccgccgccgacgtGCCGCCCGGCCGCCTCAACGACTACCTGCGCGCCTACCGCGAGGCGCTGCGGGCCACGCTCGTGCCGCAGCTCGCGGACCTGGCGCTGGACCGCTCGCTGTTCCAGCACGACGTGAACCGCACCACCATCGCCACCATGGAGCGGCCGTCGCCGTCGCCCATGAGGCCGCCGTCCACGCCGGACCACCCGGCCACGCCCGGCGAGCCGGAGCCCGAGccggcggcggggggcgcgggggcgggcgcggcggggggcgcggcgggcgagGAGGAGGAGGGCGGCGCGCCCGCGCTGGTGGTGTACGTGGTGGAGCCGCCGGGCGCGCACcgccaccgcgccgccgcgctgcaCGCGCTGCTGCGCCTCGCCGCCTCCCTCGCCGACCGCCTACACCACCACAACCCGCTCGTCAAG ATAATCTCGCTCGAAGGCGTGTGCGAGACGTGGGGcgtgggcggcggcgcgcgctcggAGCTTCGCTCGCTCTCGTTCTCCGTATTCACTGGGGCAAGGAGACTGCTCACGCACACCAACAACGGCAAGTCGCTCACCGGCTTCGGGACTGCGGCTAATGCCAACCTGTTTCTGAGTAATAAGGAT GAAAAGAACCGTCTCCCGTACAAGCTCTTCTCCCCGCTGTGGGTGTTAGCGCCACCCAGAGCCACTAAGGACATGGCGGACAGCTGGGGGCAGGCGGGCGACGCGGGCGCGGTGTTGTTCCTGTCGTACTGCCTGTCTCACGACCAGCGCTGGCTGTTGGCGGCTGCTACTGATGCGAGGGGCGAGCTGAGGGATACCACGGCTATTGATGTGCACGTCCCACACAG ATCGCGACGGAGacgcgcggcgccggcgcggcggctcGGGCTCACGAAGCTGATGGACTTCACGCTGGGCGTGATGAGCCAGTCCGCGCAGCCGTGGCGCCTCGTCGTCGGCAGGGTCGGCCGGATCGGACATGGGGAACTAAAAG GCTGGAGCTGGCTCCTGTCTCGCAAGAACCTGGTCCGCGCGTCCAACGTGCTCCGCGAGATATGCGGCTCGTGCTCCGTGCTGTACCCGGGCGGGGTGCCGTGCATCCTGTCCGCGTGCCTCGTGTCCACCGAGCCCGACTCGTGCCTGCGCCTCATGGCCGACAG ATTCACCCCGGACGAGCGGTTCTCGCAGGCGTCGATACAGTCGCACCTGCACACGCCGCGCGACGTCACCGCCACGCACATACTCGTGTTCCCCACCTCCGCTACTACTCAG TCGAACCAGATGCCGTTCGAGCAGCCGCTAGCGAACGGCGACGAGGACCTCGGCTTCCTCGGCGTGGACGTGATGGGCGAGGAGATGGGCGAGGACAACATGAACATGTCGGAGCTGTTCATCAACAACATGTTCGACATGTTCGGCGTGGCCGCCACCTCGCCAAGGAACAGTCCGAGGAGAGAAGATGAAGCGGCGAGTGAGGGCAGCCCGCAGCGGCAGCCGCAGCACGGGAACGCCAGATATGAGCCGGATGAGCAGGCTGCG GAAGCGGTCGGCACCGTCCTCCAGCAACCTCTAGCCCTGGGCTACCTAGTCTCCACAGCTCCACTGGGCGCCATGCCGCCCTGGTGGTGGGCGGGCTGCGCGCACCTGCAGGACTCGTGTCCGGCGTTCCTCAAGAACGCACTGCATCTGCACGCCGGCACGCTGCAGTCCGCCGACGACTTCACCTCGCTCACGCAGCGCCAGCACCACACGCATCCGCTGGATAGCCAGCTCACTACCGATGTGCTTAG